A single Anopheles maculipalpis chromosome 3RL, idAnoMacuDA_375_x, whole genome shotgun sequence DNA region contains:
- the LOC126561753 gene encoding uncharacterized protein LOC126561753: MIDQQPKLSYFPIESKCSAGQSEPDPGGSLTNENADSANNANINANVANAGNTVTPAGPGMNGSNSSCSAKTPITTNGGPTQPSVPRTTHQHPGYSSTGTTPTLAEGQRLLLAAVMTAGSGGGDGGGDSGIHGVGTGGESEHLAGLLGTSLCGQCCGPICDRYIMKVVDITYHERCLQCTSCSIRLMHSCFMREGKLYCRFDYERLYGRNRCLGCGEKIGADELVMRALDNVFHLKCFICVVCGVRLQKGDQYVIKQSQLFCRPDYEKEVEMFQGYSYDEYCCDDMFQTRIDGRRGPKRPRTILTTQQRRAFKASFDISPKPCRKIREGLAKDTGLSIRIVQVWFQNQRAKMKKIQKKQLKEGGKSSHHGGVGGNATGNKNHNGNNGKGNDSQEELSDNESAGVGGKLSLRIKDENSRSNNYLHDSCSDNEGTVTDNDGGPLYGGSAARLGLGGSDPYKIVKEELDLEDDYFRMAMSTPNQHLHHHHHHHHHPQQHPQHPHTPGGGRFGGKSFANEHQSGIKTENMTLDTTTMLSSNGTTLDYGVSLQQLASSMNGAPLPNVGNGGPAAHESIGPMVNPIDRLYSMQNSYFCNQDNPISCPTTPTGHPGTPPGGNHHRPNPGSGPQQPNQMHLQHSGLQQSSMPSHHFSGPPNSAQSVNMVNLGGANVGMGQHMVGMCNPMLEQQQQQQQQQQQESVM; the protein is encoded by the exons TTCCCATCGAGTCGAAGTGCAGCGCGGGACAATCGGAACCGGATCCGGGCGGTTCACTGACGAACGAGAACGCCGACAGTGCGAACAACGCAAACATTAACGCCAATGTTGCCAACGCTGGCAACACCGTCACCCCAGCCGGTCCGGGCATGAACGGTAGCAATAGTAGTTGCAGTGCAAAAACACCAATTACGACAAACGGTGGACCCACCCAACCGTCGGTTCCGCGCACTACACACCAACACCCCGGCTACTCATCCACCGGTACAACGCCCACGTTGGCCGAAGGCCAGAGACTGTTGCTGGCCGCAGTGATGACGGCGggaagtggtggtggtgatggtggtggtgacagTGGAATACACGGTGTGGGTACTGGAGGAGAGTCGGAGCACCTGGCCGGGTTGCTGGGGACGTCACTGTGTGGGCAGTGCTGTGGTCCTATCTGCGATCGCTACATCATGAAGGTGGTCGACATCACGTACCACGAACGTTGCCTCCAGTGCACCTCGTGCTCGATCCGGCTCATGCATTCCTGCTTTATGCGCGAGGGGAAGCTGTACTGTCGCTTCGACTATGAGCG ACTGTACGGCCGGAACAGATGCCTCGGATGTGGTGAGAAGATTGGTGCCGACGAGCTGGTAATGCGCGCCCTGGATAATGTGTTCCATCTCAAGTGCTTCATCTGCGTCGTCTGTGGCGTGCGGTTGCAGAAGGGCGACCAGTACGTCATCAAGCAAAGTCAGCTGTTTTGCCGGCCCGACTACGAGAAGGAGGTGGAAATGTTCCAGGGCTACAGCTATG ATGAATACTGCTGTGATGACATGTTCCAGACGCGCATTGATGGTCGCCGGGGCCCGAAACGACCCCGCACTATACTAACGACACAGCAGCGCCGTGCCTTTAAGGCGTCGTTCGACATATCGCCCAAGCCGTGTAGGAAAATTCGCGAAGGATTAGCAAAGGATACGGGGCTTAGTATAAGGATCGTACAG GTATGGTTCCAAAACCAACGCgccaagatgaagaaaattcaaaagaaaCAATTGAAGGAAGGTGGCAAATCATCTCACCATGGCGGTGTCGGCGGAAATGCCACCggcaacaaaaaccacaacggCAACAATGGTAAAGGAAACGATTCTCAGGAAGAGCTGTCTGATAACGAGAGTGCCGGTGTCGGTGGTAAATTGTCGCTGCGCATCAAAGACGAAAACTCCA GATCAAACAATTATCTTCACGACAGCTGCAGTGACAACGAAGGCACCGTTACGGACAATGACGGTGGCCCACTGTACGGTGGATCTGCCGCCCGCCTAGGCCTTGGCGGCTCCGATCCGTACAAGATCGTAAAGGAAGAGCTAGACCTCGAGGATGACTACTTTCGCATGGCCATGTCCACGCCGAACCAACAtcttcaccatcaccaccatcatcatcaccaccctCAGCAACACCCGCAGCATCCCCATACGCCCGGTGGCGGACGGTTCGGTGGCAAATCCTTTGCAAATG AACATCAATCCGGCATCAAGACAGAAAACATGACACTCGACACGACAACGATGCTGTCCTCGAATGGCACCACCCTTGATTATGGTGTATCGCTGCAACAGTTGGCCTCGTCCATGAACGGTGCTCCACTCCCTAACGTTGGAAACGGAGGACCTGCTGCACATGAATCCATCGGACCCATGGTTAACCCCATCGATCGGCTTTACTCGATGCAGAATTCATACTTTTGCAATCAGGACAATCCGATCTCCTGTCCAACCACACCCACCGGCCATCCCGGGACTCCGCCCGGTGgaaatcatcatcgtccaaACCCGGGCTCTGGCCCACAGCAACCAAACCAAATGCATCTCCAACATTCTGGGCTGCAGCAATCGTCGATGCCGTCGCACCATTTCTCTGGACCGCCCAACAGTGCCCAATCGGTGAACATGGTTAACTTAGGGGGTGCAAATGTAGGCATGGGACAACACATGGTTGGAATGTGCAATCCTATGCtggagcaacaacagcagcagcagcagcaacaacagcaggagAGTGTGATGTAG